The following are encoded together in the Manduca sexta isolate Smith_Timp_Sample1 chromosome 22, JHU_Msex_v1.0, whole genome shotgun sequence genome:
- the LOC119190155 gene encoding LOW QUALITY PROTEIN: intraflagellar transport protein 88 homolog (The sequence of the model RefSeq protein was modified relative to this genomic sequence to represent the inferred CDS: inserted 1 base in 1 codon) translates to MLSSRYYSASRLGTDAKPRTAMVLDEDEDLYSGFNDVAPALDTRNLREDEVFQETLRTAGIGRKVPSRMGTGMTRIGTVGMRDXSGSARGSVTALRAAGYTSAQRDPPARNCGNENSIEDRVKQMEARIMALVEESCMLSARHDPDDQTSAKKENDLGQALSKAQEASALERQLIRMQEQANLGDSHNLDLTFAVLCNLAGQYALNEMYTEALNTYQLLTRNKLFPHANRLKVNMGNIYFKMGEHPKALKLYRMALDQTPTAEKDLRMKVMHNIGLLLVRMGKFRDAITNFQHIMHEQGDFQTGLHLVLCSVALNDAEGGKAAFHAMLDVEPPTYHQDITIDDESDAYECVVRDVVRGDRLSRWSRRAAADAERCLARAAAALTKPDARDDESGGMSWCVEALRGYSGGGAGARLELGGALAGLRAFRTGTGAATGAGTRALQRLKAVARAHPDDRVLRAEANADAAFVAYALGSYSEARALADAASRDDPYSCPARVTAALAAAIAPAPSPAGLASAPATPVALTWRDTASQLTAATHLDPADLIAMHDLALALERSGEESACEAAEARWSRVRSAGGAGATLRALAAAGLARLARRGDVAAADHWYSSIGTWDAGVTCALAQLHSEMGDTMTAKHHYQDVEAIWPCELSALEWLASESPPDVALQHYRRAARLQPNNPQWGLLIGSCLRASGRYQEALALYKKMNTRFPDNVQCLKLIVKLCGDQGLSETNAWSRELQRAQARIKQLERVSVTSAGSGSSGASQSPVDQIRGNIVMYLYNKF, encoded by the exons ATGTTGAGTTCGCGTTACTACAGCGCTTCTCGACTGGGCACCGACGCGAAGCCTCGCACGGCTATGGTGTTAGACGAAGACGAGGATCTGTACTCGGGCTTTAACGATGTGGCGCCCGCCCTGGACACGCGCAACCTGCGGGAAGACGAGGTGTTCCAGGAAACTCTTAGGACGGCCGGGATAGGCAGAAAAGTGCCCAGCCGTATGGGCACCGGG ATGACGCGGATAGGCACAGTGGGCATGCGTG GAAGCGGCTCGGCACGCGGCTCCGTGACTGCGCTCCGCGCCGCCGGCTACACCTCCGCACAGCGCGACCCGCCCGCCAGGAACTGCGGGAACGAGA acagTATCGAAGACCGAGTAAAGCAAATGGAGGCCCGCATCATGGCGTTAGTGGAGGAATCGTGCATGCTGAGCGCAAGACACGATCCCGATGACCAAACCAGCGctaaaaaagaaaatgatttgGGGCAG gCGTTATCTAAAGCTCAGGAAGCCTCAGCCCTTGAAAGACAACTAATTCGGATGCAAGAACAGGCAAATCTTGGTGACTCGCATAACTTAGATTTAACTTTCGCT GTTCTTTGCAACCTGGCCGGTCAGTACGCTCTCAACGAAATGTATACGGAAGCGCTGAACACGTACCAGTTATTAACTAGAAATAAGCTATTTCCACATGCCAATcgtttaaaa GTAAATATGGGcaacatatatttcaaaatgggTGAGCATCCTAAGGCTTTGAAATTGTATCGTATGGCGTTGGACCAAACGCCGACAGCGGAAAAAGATTTGAG gaTGAAAGTTATGCATAATATTGGTTTACTGCTAGTAAGAATGGGCAAATTCCGAGATGCAATAACTAATTTTCAACACATCATGCACGAACAAGGAGATTTTCAGACAG GTCTTCATTTGGTTTTGTGCTCCGTAGCGCTTAACGACGCTGAGGGCGGCAAAGCCGCTTTTCACGCTATGTTAGACGTCGAACcacctacttaccatcaggacaTTACAATCGATGAC GAGAGCGACGCGTACGAGTGCGTGGTGCGCGACGTGGTGCGCGGCGACCGCCTGTCGCGCTggtcgcgccgcgccgccgccgacgccgaGCGCTGCctcgcgcgcgccgccgccgcgctcacCAAGCCCGACGCGAGGGACGACGAGTCAGG GGGTATGTCGTGGTGTGTGGAAGCTCTCCGCGGATATAGCGGTGGCGGCGCGGGCGCGAGGCTAGAGCTGGGCGGCGCGCTCGCGGGCTTGCGGGCGTTCCGCACGGGCACGGGCGCGGCCACCGGGGCGGGCACGCGCGCGCTACAGCGGCTCAAGGCTGTGGCGCGCGCGCATCCCGACGACCGGGTATTACGCGCCGAGGCTAATGCTGACGCTGCCTTTGTGGCTTATGCT TTAGGCAGCTATTCTGAGGCGCGTGCACTGGCGGACGCAGCCTCCCGCGACGATCCATACTCGTGTCCGGCGCGCGTGACGGCGGCGCTGGCCGCCGCGATCGCCCCCGCGCCCTCCCCCGCCGGCCTCGCCTCCGCGCCGGCGACACCTGTCGCGCTCACGTGGCGCGATACCGCTTCGCAACTCACCGCCGCTACACATTTGGACCCTGCTGATCTCATCGCTATGCATGACTTGG CGCTAGCCCTGGAGCGCAGCGGCGAGGAAAGCGCGTGCGAAGCGGCGGAGGCGCGATGGTCGCGCGTGCGCagtgcgggcggcgcgggcgccaCGCTGCGCGCCCTGGCCGCGGCCGGCCTGGCGCGCCTGGCGCGGCGCGGAGACGTCGCCGCCGCCGACCACTG GTATAGTTCTATCGGCACATGGGACGCGGGCGTGACATGTGCATTGGCTCAGCTCCACAGCGAGATGGGAGACACCATGACCGCCAAACACCACTATCAAGAC GTAGAAGCTATTTGGCCGTGCGAGTTGTCTGCGCTTGAATGGTTGGCCAGCGAGTCCCCGCCAGATGTCGCTCTACAACATTACCGTCGAGCTGCACGGCTACAGCCTAACAAT CCTCAATGGGGTCTCCTTATCGGCAGCTGCCTGCGAGCCAGCGGCCGTTATCAAGAGGCGCTCGCGTTGTACAAGAAGATGAACACACGATTTCCGGACAATGTCCAAT gCTTGAAATTGATAGTGAAGCTTTGCGGAGACCAAGGTCTGTCGGAGACGAACGCTTGGAGCCGGGAGCTGCAGCGCGCCCAGGCTAGGATTAAG